One window of the Athene noctua chromosome 5, bAthNoc1.hap1.1, whole genome shotgun sequence genome contains the following:
- the LOC141961192 gene encoding CD5 antigen-like, translating into MTTETTTIGIIADELLVQLSGGPNRCAGNVEVFYFGGWGKVCGQLWDLQDAQVACRQLGCGSALGVMHHFPSGGWYPYMMTEVDCTGSEDYLWQCSYKEEYSDCYPGEASVICSGGFLRFGGVFLQTPRREFV; encoded by the exons ATGACAACTGAGACCACTACTA TTGGAATCATAGCTGATG AGCTGTTGGTGCAGCTGAGCGGTGGGCCGAACAGATGTGCAGGCAACGTGGAAGTCTTCTACTTTGGAGGCTGGGGAAAAGTGTGTGGGCAGCTGTGGGACCTGCAAGACGCCCAGGTTGCGTGCCGGCAGCTTGGCTGCGGCTCGGCTCTTGGTGTGATGCACCATTTCCCGTCGGGCGGCTGGTACCCGTACATGATGACGGAGGTGGATTGCACGGGCTCTGAAGACTATTTGTGGCAGTGCTCTTACAAGGAAGAGTACTCGGATTGTTACCCCGGGGAGGCTTCTGTCATATGCTCAGGTGGGTTTTTGCGTTTTGGTGGCGTTTTCCTGCAGACGCCCCGTCGGGAGTTTGTGTGA